The window GCATACTCGGCAAAACGGGAATAGGCGGCAAAGTACATGATGCCGACGACGTCGACGTCGGCCCACTGTACCTGCAGCCGCGCCTCAAACGTGCGCGCACCGGCCGGGAGCATCTCTTTATAGCGTGCCATGATACCGTGCGATCGGATCGACCTCCAGGTTGACGCGGCTCCCGGGCGGCCGCGCGGCGAGCGTCGTGCGCGCCAGCGTCTCGGGGATCAGCGCGATCTCAAACCAGCCTTCGCCGGCGGCGGCGACGGTCAAGCTGACCCCGTCGACGGTGACGAACGCTTTCGGAACGATCGAGCGCGTCAAGGCTGCGGGCAGCTCGAGCCGCATTCGCTCGCCTTGGCCCTCGGCAACGCGCGAAAGCACTTCGGCCGCGGCATCGCCGTGACCGTAGACGAAATGGCCGCCGACGCGATCGCCGACGCGCAGCGCGTACTCGACGTTGACCACGTCTGCGGTCCGCAAGTCCCCCGTGGTGCTGCAGGCTATCGTCTCGGGAATCACGTCGAACGCAACAGCCGCTGCGGCCACCGCGGTTGCGGTCAGGCAGATTCCGTTGATCGCGATCGAATCGCCGGGGGCCGGGTGCTCCGCCTCGACGCCCTCGCAGTTCACCACGAGCCGCGCCCCGCCGTCGCTGCGAAACTTGTTCGAGACGACCGTGCCGCGATAGCGAATCAGCCCGCTAAACATTGGCAAAGACTCCGCTGACGAGCAGATCGTCGCCGATTCGCTCGGTGCGATCGAAGCGCAAGCGCCTCCCCTGGAGTTCCGCGCCGGCCAGCACCGGGACGCTGGTTTCACCGTGCAACAACAGCGGCGCGATCAGCCAATAGAAACGATCGGCTTGGCGCGCGGCGATCAGCCGCCCTGCCAGCGTCGGGCCTCCCTCGCACACGACGCTGAAGATGCCTTTTGCGCGCAGCGCCTCGAGCGCTTGCGCAAGGTCGAGGCGGCGGCTATCCGGCGCTCCAACCGCGACGACCTCGGCGACTTCGCGCAGCTCGCTCAACGTCTCGATTACGCCCCCGGGGGCGAGCACGATTGTGCGCGCATAACCCGCCTCTCCCGCGAAGACTCGACTACGCGAGGTGAGGCCTTCGCGCTCGCAGACGACCACGCGAACGTACGGACGCAGACGATCGCGCGGCGGACGCACGGTCAGCTGCGGATCGTCGACCGCAACGGTGCCGGCGCCGACCATCACCGCGTCGTACGCGATGCGCAGGCTGCGGACGAACGCGCGGCTCTGCTCGCCGCTCAACCATTCCGCAACGCCCGGACGGGGAGCGATCGCACCGTCGAGCGACATCGCCATCTTCACCGCGAGATAGGGCCGCGCGAGGCTCGCCGCCCGCTCGAAGACTTCGATCAAGGCGCGTGCGGCATCGTCGTTTGCAACCACGACGTCGACGCCTTGACGGCGCAGATCGCCCGCGCCGCCGTGCTGCGCGGGGTCGAGCGCGCCGGCGACGACACGCGCGATACCGGCCTCGACCAGCGCGCCGGCACACGGCGGCGTTGCGCCCACGTGACCGCAAGGCTCGAGCGAGACGTAGAGCGTCGCACCGCGCGCCGCGTGACCCGCTTGTTCGAGCGCTAGCGTCTCTGCGTGCGCCTCTCCCGCCCGATGATGGTAGCCTTCGCCGACGATGCGGTTCTCGCGCACGATGACCGCGCCGACCGGCGGATTGGGCGAGGTGCTGCCGATGCCGCGGGCCGCCAGCTCGTAGGCGCGCTGCAGGTAGACTTCGTCGAGCGGTGTCAGCTTGCCATCGGAGTACTCCACGGGTCAGGGCTGTTCGCCACGGCAACGACTATCGCATGGTTCACCATCCCGCCGGCCTCTCGGACGGCACCGGCGCAGTCGCGCAGCGTCGATCCGGTCGTGCAAACGTCGTCGAAGAGTGTCACGCAGCGGCCTGCCACCTCGGAGGCGTCGCCGCCGAAACGTCCGCGCGCCGCCAAGCGCGAGGCGCGGGAGCGGCCGCGCTGGGCGTCGCCCGAGCGCTGACTCAATGCGAGCACGACGCGCGCTCCGGCGACGCTAGCGGCGATGCGCGCTACCAGCGCCACGCCATCCATGCCGCGCAACCGCCGACGCTTTAGGGTCGTTGGCACCGGAAGCAGTACCGCGTCGCGCGCGACCAGCGGCGCGGCGAGGCGGCCAAGCGCCTCGGCGACGTCGCGGCGGCCGTCTTTGAGCGCTAGGATCGCATCGCGCAGCCTTCCCTCATAGGAAGCGACCCGCTGACACGCAGCGACCGAAACCGTGCCTCGATTCCCGGGCCATTCGGCGCGCACGCACTGCAGAGGCCCGAGCCGAACGCGTTGCAGCCCGCGCATTGCGCCGGAAACACAAAGTCGAGCAGCGGCCGAAGATCCACGCGACTCCATCACACACTCCACGCAAAAATCTAGGGTTTGAAGAAGCCCCACTAGTATTGGGCTCGGACACATTCGTCGAGCCACATCCATGTGGCTCTCCTATCGTCTGCCTCGCGCCTTCCGCATCCGGCTTCGGCACTCGGTCAGACGGTCCTCACCCAACAGTAGTGGGGCTTCTCCAAACCCTAGACGTTTGCAACTCCGTCGGTGGCGACCAGCGTGTCGTCGAGGGTGAGACCTCCCGCGACATCGTAGCTGCAGTCGACGAGGCTTCTTCAAACCCTAGATGTTTGCACCCCGTCGGTAGCGACGAGCGTGTCGTCGAGCGTGACGCCGCCCGCGACGTCGTAGTCGCGGCCGACGACGGTGTCGCGCAGCGTTGCGCCGGGACCGATCGTTGAATCCTGCCAGACGATGCTGCGCTCGAGCAGCGCGCCCGAGCGAACGCAGACGCCGTCGTCGAGGACGCTCGGGCCGACGATCGCGGCTCCGTCCTCGATGCGTACCGCGGCACCAATACGAACCGGCCCTTCGATGCGCACGTCGCTGCCCAGCTTTGCCGACGCGTCGATGCCGTCGGCTCGCGTCTGGGGGATGCGAACGACGCCGCGAATCACGTCGTAGCTCGCCCGCCGGTACTCCGACGGCGTGCCGATGTCCGACCAGTAAGCGCCCTGGGCGTCGAAGCCATAGAACGCTTCGCCCGCGCTCTGCAGCGCGGGGAAGACCTGCTTGCCGAAGTCGTAAAACTCGTCTGCCGGAATCCGGTTGAAGATCTCCGGCGAGAAAAAGTAGACGCCGGTGTTTGCGAGCTTACTGCGCTCCGTGCCTTTTGCGGGTTTCTCCTGAAAGCCGACGATCTTTCCTCGATCGCCCAGCACGACCACACCGTACTGATCGACCTCCTCGCACTCAACCAAACCGATCGTCGCAATTGCCTCGCGGTCGCGATGAAAGGCGAGCACCTTGTCGAGCGGTATGTCGGTGACTTCGTCGCAGCCGATTACGAGAAACGGCCCGTCGTCGAAGAACGACTCGACCTTCTTCAGCCCGCCCGCGCTCCCGAGCAACTCCGGTTCGTACGAGTACTGCAAACGCACGCCGTACTCCGATCCGTCGCCGAGCGTTTGGGCGATCGCATCGGCGAGATAGTGAGTGTTGATCACGATCTCGTCGAAGCCGAACGCCTTCAAGTAGCGCATCAGGTGGATCGCGTTGGGAACTCCCGCGACCGGCACGAGCGGCTTGGGGACAGATTTAGTCAGCGGGTAGAGCCTCGTCGAGAGGCCGCCCGCCAAGATCATCGCTTTCACGGTCGGAGTTGATCCAGTGCGACGAGCGCGGCGAAGTGCGGAAGGGCGAGTTGGCGGCGCCAGCGCCGCGGTTCTTTAACGAGCCGGTAGAGCCATTCCAAGCGCAGGCGCTGCACGATCTGCGGCGCACGAGCGACGCGGCCGGAGATCACGTCGAACGAGCCTCCGACGCCGATGCCGACGCCGCATCCCGTCTCGCGCAGGTGATCGGCCAGCCAAAACTCCTGGCGCGGCGAGCCCATGCCGACGAAGAGCAGCCGTGCGCCGCTCGCGGCGATCTCCTTGACGACCTGCGGCGTCTGTTCGCGGGTGAAGTAGCCGTCGCGCGTTCCGGCGATCTGCAAGCCCGGGAAGCGCACTTCTAAGATCGCGGCCGCGTCGGCGGCGACACCTTGGGCACCGCCCAGAAAATAGACCGGAATCTCGGCGACGGCGGCGCCCGCGCAGAGGTGTTCCAAGAGCTCGACGCCCGCGACGCGATCGCGCAGCGGCGCGCCTCGCCAGCGCGCCACCGTGAGCACGCCGGCCGTATCGCAGAGCGAGAGGGCGCTCTCGTTGACGATGCTGCGGAACTTCGCATCCTTTTGCGCGTACACGACCATCTCGGTGCCGAGCGTTACGACCTGCGCACCGCTGCCGCCTCGCGCCAAGTCGAGAATATTCTCCGTCGCCTCGTCTGCATCGATCGGATCGAGACGGCAGCCGAGGATTTGAAGCGAGCTCACCGGGACTCGACGGGGTGCGACACGTAGGCGGCCAGCAGCGGGCGCAGCCGATCGGCAACGGCCGGCGGGATCTCGTCGAGCGGCAGCCGGCACGAGCCGACGCGAAAGCC of the Candidatus Cybelea sp. genome contains:
- a CDS encoding riboflavin synthase encodes the protein MFSGLIRYRGTVVSNKFRSDGGARLVVNCEGVEAEHPAPGDSIAINGICLTATAVAAAAVAFDVIPETIACSTTGDLRTADVVNVEYALRVGDRVGGHFVYGHGDAAAEVLSRVAEGQGERMRLELPAALTRSIVPKAFVTVDGVSLTVAAAGEGWFEIALIPETLARTTLAARPPGSRVNLEVDPIARYHGTL
- the ribD gene encoding bifunctional diaminohydroxyphosphoribosylaminopyrimidine deaminase/5-amino-6-(5-phosphoribosylamino)uracil reductase RibD translates to MEYSDGKLTPLDEVYLQRAYELAARGIGSTSPNPPVGAVIVRENRIVGEGYHHRAGEAHAETLALEQAGHAARGATLYVSLEPCGHVGATPPCAGALVEAGIARVVAGALDPAQHGGAGDLRRQGVDVVVANDDAARALIEVFERAASLARPYLAVKMAMSLDGAIAPRPGVAEWLSGEQSRAFVRSLRIAYDAVMVGAGTVAVDDPQLTVRPPRDRLRPYVRVVVCEREGLTSRSRVFAGEAGYARTIVLAPGGVIETLSELREVAEVVAVGAPDSRRLDLAQALEALRAKGIFSVVCEGGPTLAGRLIAARQADRFYWLIAPLLLHGETSVPVLAGAELQGRRLRFDRTERIGDDLLVSGVFANV
- a CDS encoding NDP-sugar synthase, with amino-acid sequence MILAGGLSTRLYPLTKSVPKPLVPVAGVPNAIHLMRYLKAFGFDEIVINTHYLADAIAQTLGDGSEYGVRLQYSYEPELLGSAGGLKKVESFFDDGPFLVIGCDEVTDIPLDKVLAFHRDREAIATIGLVECEEVDQYGVVVLGDRGKIVGFQEKPAKGTERSKLANTGVYFFSPEIFNRIPADEFYDFGKQVFPALQSAGEAFYGFDAQGAYWSDIGTPSEYRRASYDVIRGVVRIPQTRADGIDASAKLGSDVRIEGPVRIGAAVRIEDGAAIVGPSVLDDGVCVRSGALLERSIVWQDSTIGPGATLRDTVVGRDYDVAGGVTLDDTLVATDGVQTSRV
- a CDS encoding WecB/TagA/CpsF family glycosyltransferase; translation: MSSLQILGCRLDPIDADEATENILDLARGGSGAQVVTLGTEMVVYAQKDAKFRSIVNESALSLCDTAGVLTVARWRGAPLRDRVAGVELLEHLCAGAAVAEIPVYFLGGAQGVAADAAAILEVRFPGLQIAGTRDGYFTREQTPQVVKEIAASGARLLFVGMGSPRQEFWLADHLRETGCGVGIGVGGSFDVISGRVARAPQIVQRLRLEWLYRLVKEPRRWRRQLALPHFAALVALDQLRP